A portion of the Salminus brasiliensis chromosome 9, fSalBra1.hap2, whole genome shotgun sequence genome contains these proteins:
- the LOC140562839 gene encoding peroxiredoxin-6-like, whose translation MPGLLLGDVVPNFEAETTIGSIRLHEFLGDSWGILFSHPRDYTPVCTTELGRAATLSPEFAKRNVKMIGLSIDSVEEHHGWSKDILAYNNDETVTQFPFPIIADDKRELAVELGMLDPVEKDQSGMPLTARCVFIIGPDKKLKLSLLYPATTGRNFDEILRVIDSLQLTAQNRVATPVDWKPGDRVMVPPSIPEEEAKCLFPAGVYTKDLPSGRKYLRYTPQP comes from the exons ATGCCGGGGTTGCTGCTGGGGGACGTGGTGCCGAACTTCGAGGCCGAGACCACCATCGGCAGCATCAGACTGCACGAGTTCCTGGGCGACTC ATGGGGCATCCTGTTCTCACACCCCCGCGACTACACCCCGGTCTGCACCACAGAGCTCGGCAGAGCCGCCACATTAAGCCCGGAGTTCGCTAAGCGTAATGTGAAGATGATCGGCCTGTCCATCGATAGTGTCGAGGAGCACCACGGTTGGAGCAAG GACATCCTGGCCTACAATAATGACGAGACTGTCACGCAGTTCCCGTTTCCCATCATAGCAGATGATAAGCGTGAGCTGGCTGTGGAGCTGGGTATGCTGGACCCTGTTGAGAAAGATCAGAGTGGTATGCCTCTCACTGCCCGATGT GTGTTCATAATTGGTCCAGACAAGAAGTTAAAGCTCTCGCTCCTCTACCCTGCCACCACGGGCCGTAACTTCGACGAGATTCTACGAGTGATTGATTCCTTGCAGTTAACGGCACAGAATCGGGTCGCGACGCCTGTAGACTGGAAG CCTGGGGACCGTGTTATGGTCCCACCTAGTATCCCTGAGGAAGAAGCGAAGTGCCTGTTCCCAGCTGGAGTGTACACTAAAGATCTTCCATCAGGGAGGAAGTACCTGCGCTACACACCTCAGCCATGA
- the fggy gene encoding FGGY carbohydrate kinase domain-containing protein isoform X1 — protein sequence MPGPPSPDWYYVGVDVGSGSVRAALVTRDGCVKATAEESISVWTPQPDYYEQSSEDIWSKCCNTVKKVTGGVEKDHVRGIGFDATCSLVVLDQNFQPVAVNKDGVKERNVVMWMDHRALEQASRITATGHSVLNSVGGVMSPEMQPPKLLWLKENLRQSCWKDAAHFFDLPDFLSWKSTGSLARSLCTLVCKWTYASPDGWDDSFWTAIGLEDLLENSHARIGEETCCPGSPVGKGLTQEAAADLGLNPGTAVGASLIDAHAGGLGVIGADVSGHHLPCENQPITCRAALICGTSSCHMAVSQKPLFVPGVWGPYLSAMVPGLWLSEGGQSATGGLIDHVVKGHAAFPHLEQQAEKRGEHVYLILNRYLEEMSKDQKHLDQLTSSLHVWPDFHGNRSPLADQSLKGMIVGLTLSQTLDDLALLYLATVQAVALGTRHILNAMKEAGHDITTLFLCGGLSKNPLFVQVHANTTGLPVVLPAEREAVLVGAAVLGACASGDYSSIQEAMEKMGKIGKVVHPNLELESFYRKKYAVFLRLYAHQREYTALMCD from the exons ATGCCAGGCCCTCCATCTCCAGACTGGTACTATGTGGGAGTGGATGTGGGAAGTGGCAGCGTCCGGGCGGCCCTGGTGACCCGCGATGGCTGCGTTAAAGCCACGGCAGAGGAGTCCATCAGCGTGTGGACGCCTCAGCCTGACTATTACGAACAGTCGTCAGAAGACATCTGGAGCAAATGCTGCAACACAGTGAAG AAAGTGACCGGCGGTGTTGAGAAGGATCATGTGCGAGGGATTGGTTTTGATGCTACGTGCTCATTGGTGGTTCTGGACCAGAACTTCCAGCCTGTAGCCGTCAATAAAGATG GTGTTAAAGAGAGGAACGTGGTGATGTGGATGGATCACAGAGCACTGGAACAGGCCTCTCGCATCACAGCCACCGGACACAGTGTCCTGAACAGCGTGGGTGGAGTGATGTCTCCCGAAATGCAGCCACCCAAATTGCTGTGGCTGAAAGAG AATCtgaggcagagctgctggaaGGACGCCGCACACTTCTTCGACCTTCCTGACTTCCTCTCTTGGAAATCTACCGGCTCTCTAGCAAG GTCTTTGTGCACGCTGGTTTGTAAGTGGACCTACGCTTCTCCAGATGGGTGGGATGACAGTTTCTGGACCGCTATTGGTCTTGAGGACCTGCTGGAGAACAGTCATGCCAGAATTG GAGAGGAGACTTGCTGTCCAGGCAGTCCAGTTGGAAAAGGCCTCACACAGGAGGCAGCTGCAGATTTGGGTCTGAATCCAGGAACAGCTGTGGGGGCGTCGCTTATTGATGCCCATGCAGGAGGGCTCG GCGTCATTGGGGCAGATGTGAGTGGACACCACCTACCCTGTGAaaaccagccaatcacatgCCGTGCAGCTCTTATCTGTGGGACATCCTCATGTCATATGGCA GTGAGCCAGAAGCCTCTGTTTGTTCCAGGTGTTTGGGGCCCGTATCTGTCTGCCATGGTTCCGGGCCTTTGGCTCAGTGAAGGTGGACAGAGCGCTACTGGAGGACTG ATTGATCATGTGGTGAAGGGGCATGCAGCGTTCCCTCATTTAGAACAACAGGCAGAGAAAAG AGGGGAGCAtgtttatcttatcttaaatcgCTACCTGGAGGAAATGAGCAAAGACCAAAAGCACCTGGACCAGCTGACCTCCAGCCTTCATGTGTGGCCAGATTTCCATGGCAACCGCTCGCCTCTAGCTGACCAGAGCCTGAAGGGCATG ATTGTCGGGCTCACCTTGTCCCAAACGCTGGATGATTTGGCACTTCTTTATCTGGCTACAGTCCAAGCTGTCGCG CTCGGGACCAGGCACATTCTGAATGCGATGAAGGAGGCAGGACATGACATCACCACCCTGTTCCTGTGTGGGGGGTTGAGTAAGAACCCCCTGTTTGTGCAGGTGCACGCCAACACCACAG ggcTGCCGGTGGTCTTGCCTGCAGAGAGAGAAGCTGTGTTGGTGGGTGCTGCTGTGCTGGGTGCCTGTGCCTCAGGCGACTACAGCTCCATTCAG GAAGCCATGGAGAAAATGGGCAAAATTGGAAAAGTCGTTCACCCCAACCTTGAGCTGGAGAG TTTCTACAGGAAGAAGTACGCAGTGTTTCTCCGGCTGTACGCCCATCAGAGAGAGTACACGGCCCTTATGTGTGATTGA
- the fggy gene encoding FGGY carbohydrate kinase domain-containing protein isoform X2, whose amino-acid sequence MPGPPSPDWYYVGVDVGSGSVRAALVTRDGCVKATAEESISVWTPQPDYYEQSSEDIWSKCCNTVKKVTGGVEKDHVRGIGFDATCSLVVLDQNFQPVAVNKDGVKERNVVMWMDHRALEQASRITATGHSVLNSVGGVMSPEMQPPKLLWLKENLRQSCWKDAAHFFDLPDFLSWKSTGSLARSLCTLVCKWTYASPDGWDDSFWTAIGLEDLLENSHARIGEETCCPGSPVGKGLTQEAAADLGLNPGTAVGASLIDAHAGGLGVIGADVSGHHLPCENQPITCRAALICGTSSCHMAVSQKPLFVPGVWGPYLSAMVPGLWLSEGGQSATGGLIDHVVKGHAAFPHLEQQAEKRGEHVYLILNRYLEEMSKDQKHLDQLTSSLHVWPDFHGNRSPLADQSLKGMIVGLTLSQTLDDLALLYLATVQAVALGTRHILNAMKEAGHDITTLFLCGGLSKNPLFVQVHANTTGLPVVLPAEREAVLVGAAVLGACASGDYSSIQEAMEKMGKIGKVVHPNLELER is encoded by the exons ATGCCAGGCCCTCCATCTCCAGACTGGTACTATGTGGGAGTGGATGTGGGAAGTGGCAGCGTCCGGGCGGCCCTGGTGACCCGCGATGGCTGCGTTAAAGCCACGGCAGAGGAGTCCATCAGCGTGTGGACGCCTCAGCCTGACTATTACGAACAGTCGTCAGAAGACATCTGGAGCAAATGCTGCAACACAGTGAAG AAAGTGACCGGCGGTGTTGAGAAGGATCATGTGCGAGGGATTGGTTTTGATGCTACGTGCTCATTGGTGGTTCTGGACCAGAACTTCCAGCCTGTAGCCGTCAATAAAGATG GTGTTAAAGAGAGGAACGTGGTGATGTGGATGGATCACAGAGCACTGGAACAGGCCTCTCGCATCACAGCCACCGGACACAGTGTCCTGAACAGCGTGGGTGGAGTGATGTCTCCCGAAATGCAGCCACCCAAATTGCTGTGGCTGAAAGAG AATCtgaggcagagctgctggaaGGACGCCGCACACTTCTTCGACCTTCCTGACTTCCTCTCTTGGAAATCTACCGGCTCTCTAGCAAG GTCTTTGTGCACGCTGGTTTGTAAGTGGACCTACGCTTCTCCAGATGGGTGGGATGACAGTTTCTGGACCGCTATTGGTCTTGAGGACCTGCTGGAGAACAGTCATGCCAGAATTG GAGAGGAGACTTGCTGTCCAGGCAGTCCAGTTGGAAAAGGCCTCACACAGGAGGCAGCTGCAGATTTGGGTCTGAATCCAGGAACAGCTGTGGGGGCGTCGCTTATTGATGCCCATGCAGGAGGGCTCG GCGTCATTGGGGCAGATGTGAGTGGACACCACCTACCCTGTGAaaaccagccaatcacatgCCGTGCAGCTCTTATCTGTGGGACATCCTCATGTCATATGGCA GTGAGCCAGAAGCCTCTGTTTGTTCCAGGTGTTTGGGGCCCGTATCTGTCTGCCATGGTTCCGGGCCTTTGGCTCAGTGAAGGTGGACAGAGCGCTACTGGAGGACTG ATTGATCATGTGGTGAAGGGGCATGCAGCGTTCCCTCATTTAGAACAACAGGCAGAGAAAAG AGGGGAGCAtgtttatcttatcttaaatcgCTACCTGGAGGAAATGAGCAAAGACCAAAAGCACCTGGACCAGCTGACCTCCAGCCTTCATGTGTGGCCAGATTTCCATGGCAACCGCTCGCCTCTAGCTGACCAGAGCCTGAAGGGCATG ATTGTCGGGCTCACCTTGTCCCAAACGCTGGATGATTTGGCACTTCTTTATCTGGCTACAGTCCAAGCTGTCGCG CTCGGGACCAGGCACATTCTGAATGCGATGAAGGAGGCAGGACATGACATCACCACCCTGTTCCTGTGTGGGGGGTTGAGTAAGAACCCCCTGTTTGTGCAGGTGCACGCCAACACCACAG ggcTGCCGGTGGTCTTGCCTGCAGAGAGAGAAGCTGTGTTGGTGGGTGCTGCTGTGCTGGGTGCCTGTGCCTCAGGCGACTACAGCTCCATTCAG GAAGCCATGGAGAAAATGGGCAAAATTGGAAAAGTCGTTCACCCCAACCTTGAGCTGGAGAG atga